The sequence ACAAATACTTCGCAAAAAAAACGAACACTCAACTACTATTACGTTTCCTGTTCTCAACGTTAGGCTATATTACCATACTATATCTCTCTTTGTACTTTGGTTTAAACGGTTTTATTAATGGAACTGAATCATACAATATTTATTATCTATTAACTGGGCTATCGGTTACCTTACTAATGAACACGCTCCTAATTGCCATTTTATTTGCACCTGATATTTATAAACTTCACAAGCTTGTCTCCATAAAAGGTACACTTAAAGTTCAGCAAGGAGGTAAACTAACCTTAGTTAAGTATCCTGAAATTGCCTTTATATACAGTGAAAACAAAATAGTATACATCATAAAAACTGATGGAGGTTCCGTTATTACAGATTTTACTTTAAATGAAGTTGAAAGTAAAATCAGCGAACAAAGTTTTTTTAGAGCAAATAGACAAATAATTCTTCACCCGCGCTCTGTTAAACAAGTACAGTCCATAGAAAATGGAAAACTATCTGTGCTACTCAAACCTACTATTGCCAGCAAAAAACCTTTTCAGATAAACATTAGTAGGTATAAAAAACAAGAATTTATGAACTGGTTAGAGGGTAAGCTATAAAATACAATGATTATTCAGCTATTATTTTGCTACCATTCAGTAAAAATGAGCTGTATATCACTGTTTATCTTGCTTTATCGTTTTTACTTCGTTTAAAATTAAAAACGATAAAAAAATGAATAAGACCTTTTTCACTACAAAACTAATACCTGTAATCGCCGTTATTCTTTGCTGTATTCTATACCTATCTAGGTATGATCAAATAATCATAGCAGCATTAATACTATTATTGGCAAGTGCTATAGAGTATAAAAAAGATTGTTTTAAGTCTTTAGGCTTTCAACGTAAAAGAATAAATGCAAAAAGTCTATTAGTAACAGCG is a genomic window of Flagellimonas sp. CMM7 containing:
- a CDS encoding LytTR family DNA-binding domain-containing protein, with the protein product MNTIINSFKNHISFSNFWIRNGFIIVMLSILVNHLTEPENFPFHRDYKFPLLPILVSIIAGSVVFLIASFNFKYYKNKYFAKKTNTQLLLRFLFSTLGYITILYLSLYFGLNGFINGTESYNIYYLLTGLSVTLLMNTLLIAILFAPDIYKLHKLVSIKGTLKVQQGGKLTLVKYPEIAFIYSENKIVYIIKTDGGSVITDFTLNEVESKISEQSFFRANRQIILHPRSVKQVQSIENGKLSVLLKPTIASKKPFQINISRYKKQEFMNWLEGKL